The DNA sequence ttcctccatttaaacctatgaaaatatatcgattcttggagaggccaggtgctccgacgagaatcgattatttagcgtaggtttaaatggaggaaatccggtgttgccaaattgctggatccgcctctgatgtGGTCTcagagtttcatcgtcgatgtGCATTTTTCAGGAGGATATCTCTTTTATTCATGTACCAGTTTTCTGAACGATCACACGTTTTACGAAAAGGCCCTCTAATGTGGAGTTAATGCCAAAATTCCGGAGGATTATATTAGGTTGgacatccccccccctccaccccctaaAAACATGGCGGTTAGCAAGCCTCAAGTTATCGTGGCCATACGCTGTTTGgtcgtctatctctcttgcTCATTGATTGATGCGGTATTCATCGACTCGTCAAaaggacacctggcgcacacccaaactcgcaaaaatacaggatCGAGGTCGTAAAATTTTCGCGATGATAGTGCGGACTCGTGACGGCAAAACCACTTAATTGGACTATctccgtcaaacggaactgtatgcattatgacgtgagccctgttacgcatgtattcttatgcacggagaaaaaaagctcgtgcgtgggacccgaagtttaggtcatatggatctctgaagttttcggattgagcatccgaacacttaaggtccagcgatgaggtttggatcacacatctgaaacttcagttcttacatctgaagtacttcggtagtCACATCCGAATatcttcggttctcacatccgaaaaacttcggttctcacatctgaagtacttcagatgtaagaactgaagtttcagatgtgtgatccgaacctcagcagctggaccttaagtgttcagatgctcaatctgaaaacttcagagattcatatgacctaaacttcgggtcccacgcacgaagtttttttctccgtgtgggtttcagggctcatttcttaatgcacatagttccgtttgatagtaATATGTCCAATTGCTCTTTAGAGAGAACCCCGGAAAGCACGGCGGTTAACGGGTAGCAAGGCTCAACTAATCTTGGTCCATGGTTTGACACGATTTTGACATATATGTATAGCCTCTTTTCATGACTTGATCTAAATTCAAATTCACTTCCTTTTCGTCTCAGTACAAATATACGCAGGACACCTTATAAACAGCACATTGAGGGTAAATCGATCCATGGACGGTAAATGCCGCAAACACGTACCTCCGAAAacccgattttcccgatttttcaggaatGCAAAAAATCCGTTTATAAACCCGTTGTAAATTCGTGGTTTGCGGGTTGTATGAGGCCGGTATATACGAGCTGCAGGTCTACAAGTACATCGTAAGAAAATCAGACttcaaattagaaaaaagaaagaaatcgaGTATCGGGGTATTTTTTTACAACTACCCCAAAACATCCGAATCCGGGTCAAATTAACTCGATTAATTTTTCCGGGAAAGGAATGTTACCGGCACACACGAGCCTTAGATAAAACATCCTAAAGAGAGAATCACGCAAcaaattgaaagagaaaagaaatcgAGTATGATCGCAGCAGAAGATAAGAGAGACGTATTCTGgccttgtttttttaattttgctctaTCGAATCCGAGTGACAGCTCAttggagcggagcattgcaagttcacgcatcgcgcatCCGCGccatcaattttgcagacgcaacacggacatccatcaagtacgaatagttgtatcactgcgccgtcatcaatgtgCGCTCATTCCCTTGCTCTACTTGCATTTCGTGTTGCTTACGTTTGTTTTACGCTGTACGTAAAAAATGTATCGAATTTTTTGAGATGTTGCAATAGAGGTACACACTTTTCGACTTCAGTCGTCAATTACACCATTGCATCGTCAAAGACGTGAGGATGCTACCACAAGTTTTTACTGGCCAGGCCGGCACCAAAAATGAATTTGTTTTTACCAGTCTAAACTTAGGCCTCTAGCAGCACATTTTGCtagtggaaaaaaattgaaaaggctAATAAtaagtttcaccgtcaaaagCCTTATCTGATTTTATTGAGATCAAATTTCATCTGCAATTTCTCATTTCACCCTTACTTAAATGTTTTGATGTAATTTGTATTTGAATATTTATGTACCTACGTGTTCATCATCTCGGGCAAATTGACGATTTCTAATCATGTCTTCTTGGTGTAACAGTAGTGTGAAGTAGTGCAATTTGCTCAAACGTCTCCGGCAAAAATTTGCGTTATTCATAGTGATTGGTACGGACTACACTGAACGTTACCGGCTGTAATTATCTAGGGAAACGATATGTGTCACCCTAAACTGTAAGGGAGACCGATAAATTATGGTAGGTACATGGATGATTGGGTTTGGAGGGAAATTCTATTTCACGCTTATGATATTTTGTGCTATGATGCCATACGGTCGCGGTCACGCAGCTACTGCTTCAGTTATGTATGAGTAAAGTATTCATAGGAAGTCAATTTCTCAGTGAGGTACAAAAGGGCTTATTGCCATTGACAACAGTATTAACAGCTTTAAGTCAACAATTATTACCTCGCCTTTATTATCATACCGTTAATCTGCAGTATCGCATGATACCAGTGACAGCCGACCAAGGAACGATCGCGCTGGATTCTCTTGATAGGTTTCTACACAATCATGTTTTGCCACGTGAATTGTCGTTTAAATCTTTCCCAAGGAGCAAGCATAGAAAAGGAGAAACATGTAGCTACAGGGCGCTGGTTCGAAGCAATGTCATTGCCCCATgactacaattggacgtatttctaccaaacagacctatgtggaggtgagcaaaatggggtgtgctcgttagttctctggccgtcgcgagtgaatgagaataataaagcgccagtgacgtcagcggcaatgaagaAGCCGGGGCGCaacggggagatggtcgtcggggcgctttaactcatgacaatttctctgtaaaaaaataaaatgacggaggaaattttgaaacgttgcttGGCGCTTTGAtcctttggccagaaggtgacgatattatgCTTTTGCCGGAGAGGCAGACCGCTGTGGCGGAGTATTGTCCACTCGACACTATTCTAACATCCTGCCAcgaacttttattttttgccgGAATGTATAGTCTCATAGTTTTGAGGGAAGGTAAtacaagtttaatttttttttttttttttgatgtatGAGTATACCGTAGGAACAGAATAGAATATATAAAAAGAGTCTAGCTTTAAGTGGATGCAACTTTTCAGAATAGGCTAAATCGTGGATCGATTTTTTACTGGAACACGGTGAGTTAGAATTGAGTAATGTttgcttatatttttttttttatttttttttattcttcaaataCATGTTACAACCACCTACTAGGTGTAAATTAACTTTTCTTTACAAATAAAGTAACTTAGAAATTGACTAacgtctaatttttgtttttagcttTAACTTCCATAACCCATACTCGCATGAAATCCAGACTACACTCATACGTCTTAACTGTTACatagattaaaagaaaataagaaatcaaaataataaaaataaatgagcttatatttgaaaaacaatttttcgaCTTAATTAGTTCCGTAAAATGCGCGTCAATGTAAACTTCCAAAGTTTGACCCGCGGTTTGACGAATGCGAGCCAACCCTTCGGTTTGGCTGAATCACGTGATTTTCTGTTTCCCTGGCATACTTTGGCGGGACAAGGTATGCTCTCGTGGTTAGTTGATTTTTCATTAATCCTACCACCTCTCAGAACATACTATCAATATTCCAAATGCAcattgttttcaagaaatcacggATGTACAATGTGGCACTGTTTACGGACATCCTTTGAGGTAAAGTAATGACGCAATAATTCActatcaatttttaaagttatgTTACTATTTTTCAGAGGAGTAAATCATATCGGATGGGACACAATAGTGATGGCTACTCATGAGTTACTAATTCTGAGAACGGCACGGAATTACAAACTTATCCTACAGAGACTGTTCTTTATCGAGAAACCTCGAATGAAATGGCCGTTGGTGTTTTTAATCGTGCTTCATCAAACCCTACAAATAACTGGGGCTATTCTATTTATGATTGGATCCAAGGCGAGCACGCATTCCATTATGGCACCTGCCACCCTTGCCGGGAAGATTCACGCGCTGATATTGCCTTGGGGTTACATAGTATTTGCAATTTGGTGGCGTCAGATAGACTACGTAGTGAAAACTCTTCAGGAAGTCAACGAAATTTTACTTTACGCTCAGGTAGGACTTTTAGCGTGCCCTAGAAATATGATTGGAGTACGTTCAAATTGTCCCTTTCGATAAGTTAGACTTAcacgttttttcatttttcatttcgatGTCAACTGTACATACAATGctgttttctttcaatattttgattacataataattaataataaataacaattaataaaatgggtcgaaaattagatttttcagTATCAGACACACCGTGGGTCAAACAGGTATTCAGGGCTTTAGCTGTAGAGGAAGCAGCCTGTCTAGGTGAGAGTACCCCAAAATCAAACGCTgacaggttgggggttgagtcaccGGGTTAACTCCCCGAAACTTAAAAAATGCTTTATTTAAGAACTCCAATCCACTACCAGCATCGAAAAAAGAGCTTCTTCTTTGGAACTTGGAGTGTGCATGGCATTTCCAAGAAATGGACGGGAATTGTATCGGGGATAGAAAGTCACTATGTCGATTTGGTTGTTTTGATAGGCAGTATTAGATATACTCCGAAATAACACTCTAGGTATTCTCCATAGTGTCCAAAATAATAAATGTCTAGCGGTTAATTTCTTTAATATCAACAATACAAGGCGTAAATGTGCATTTTAATCCGACAATCTTGATACTCCAGCATAGTGTATTAAATGATTATAGAACGATTCATCCactttttttcgtttaattttaaattggCCCATAGTTGATTACGCTAATTGATGAATAAAgcaaatttctcaattttttggctCTAAGAAATCTGGTCCAATTTTACGAGTTGTAACCAAAGGTCTAGAGCCCATGAACCATAGAATGTATATTATTTCTACCTACAGAATATTTAATACCCATGTGACGAAAGACTGATAATATTTATACACTCATTTGCAGTTCCCGCTTCTAGGTTCCTTGCGCGCTGCTGTCATCACAGAATTGGAGTCCCGACATCGGACAATAATCCTCTGCTTGGCGTATGCCTCACACGTAGCGGTTTCGGTCTACTTTTTGCCCTCCTTAACTGCACTATTCTTCAACCCCTCTCAGCTTCGTCTACCAGTGGAGATGGCGGACCCTTTCCCTCTTCTTGGAATCGCCTCGAATGACCTCATCAGGGTACTCATTTACTTCGGTTACTTTGCCTCTTACTTGCTCCACTTTTATATCACATTCACTGGAGCTGCCATTCTCATCGTCACCGTGGATTCCCTCAAGACAGCGTTTTCCGTATGCGGACTTTGCTTGGAGACCCTCGGTCATGGCAGATCTGCCGATTGGGAGCAATTTGTGGACGCTGTTAAGCTTCATCAACGCTTGTTTAGGTGAGAACGTAGCCTATGCAGCAAAACTGAAGGTAAATTtagacccaagtagcatttttcatcggaaaaatcgcgatattttaaaattaagttgacatctgagcgattatcctcaattttGTCGCATCCTTCGTTATATATCATCGTTATCCCTCATGCGCCATCCTCAATCTTGCCCAGGGAGAATCATTAAGTTCAAAGTTTCCCTCAAAATAAAATCAAGGTTAACTCTAGTCAAAATTcgtcggaaaaaaaaaaaaaaaaaaaaaaaatgatggaatccgagaaaaattatcgCTTCCAGGGCTTTATGTCTAGACTTTTGTATTTGTCTTTTGTATTGTCAGGACTTTtcctctcatttaaatgacagggaccacctcaaaaataaatgcataacgCTACTatcttcattcttaaaaacatttcattcatgaatcaagtcatgaaagagaacagactctaagagcagataaaaacatatgttcatgtgtacactgtacggatatgataggatgaaaaccaaagcgggagccttgaaaacgctccaatgccaaattaaacatttttaactaACAGATGTAGTCAAATTGAAAGTcttctttaactagttatttcgtgcgccttcaatcttgtaggatactgtgcaacgcctctgacgcgaaatagttgctcaaAGCGTTGCGGTGTGACAGGCaatcagcgtgacacgcgcataggcgcctacaaacctaacgggatacttcacgcgttgcgcaatgcgtgaagtatcccgttaggtttgtaggcgccagtgcgcgttctgcgctgcaaACACGCCGCTCCattctgtgttaggctctaatatttatagTCGCGGAttcaacgtttttcaactcatgattttgaaatatttgcactctctgcattgattattcccttttaaactgatggaaaagaaatatgtaccactggaaaatataatgtgttttttgtaaatataatagtggttccgtgtcaaatttaatgatttccaaagcattcaaattgattattttatgttttgggcttttactgtgctgcagcgtggtgtaagcgcaaccaaacgctcaaaattggacgtatttgactcaaggaggtcgatgtacaaataagttaaaaacaaaaaattgcgtgcttcttagttttttcctcttttattaatttttgtatagtttcttttatcataactacggctcattgagattcatatcgatgccattgcttggaaaaggttttacaaatatttaccacgttttaaaaatgtaaatgtttttaaaatgaagtaatcaatgtcattaaaaaaaagaatgtacatttagggcatattttacatcggaaattacaaggatagaaatgaaaccaagtatttaccaaagacaatttgaaaagatgaatcaaaagaaaaaattaacatttcatttaaaatatgagttactataacaacacctcattctctcttaattttctcatttcgatattgtcaatataattttacacacggactaaaaaaagacgcttgaatttgattttagtggactttacatttgtggacttaacttagtgaaCGTTTAAGTAATGCACTTAACAAtggtgtgggctttagaactgtggacgtagaaattgtggacgaaaagtctgtggacgtaaaaaaagtggacataaagtccgtgtgcCAAATTATCACTCACTCTATCAAGCCACCGTTATCACCATGACACAATTACCATCACACCAAGAAAATCTAACGCATCAAAAGAATGATAAGATAGATAAGAAGATGTAAATAGTTTAAGGACCAATTTGATACGAGTAGACTTTAGTGTTTTAGCCAAAAGGAGATGTGAATCTACGAGCCCAGAAAATGCTGATCTTTAAGAGTGACATAGTCCCGTGCTAAAgtagaatgccgtatgaacttttaggcattcccaaatttcctttgataaaagaaGAATTTGCTGgtataaacttatgaatattgtccttccgatttttcagttAATACTGTTcctaatttcacctaaagttcctaaaaatttcaaggaaaaacatccataactttgctcaaaaataaacatcttatcgagggaaatgtggcaaccgtcaaatgttcatacagcgtttttccttagcacggcagcaaagagccagatattttagatgtaTCCACCAAAGCACACCTGACATTTTGATGATGAGGACCGGTGCTGTGAAGCTCAAcatttatttggacgtatttctaccaaacagacctatatgcaggtgagaaatatggggtgtgctcgtggaagctgcataagaagcaatgtaaaagtgggcgtgattccttttgaagaattggaaaagcgggattttacattctatcaaacagacctatgtgccaactgaatgcggaactcatgagccgcgggcatggcaagagagccttgtggacagggctcatgagttacagcTCCCCGACGACGATCACCTCCTCGCGCGTGGTCTGTAttattgccgctgacgtcactggcgctttattattctcattcactcttacgcaaagagaactaacgagcacaccccatatttctcacctccacataggtctgtttggtagaaatacgtccatttatctaTCTTTTTCGCGGTACATTCAGGATTCCTCTCGAGTAAATTCACATGCGTAGACAGATATGTTTCATTAGATATAACTTGTTTCAATGTTCGGATTGATAAAATCACTCAGTGAGGAGCGTTTTCAACATACCGTATTTGAGTTTCTCCGGCCTGATTTTTTAGATTGGCTGCAAACATGAAGAACGCTATTGAGCCGTTACTTACAATCATCTTAACTGTCACTGTCGCTTACGATGTTATTGTAGGACTGGCATTTGTTCAGGTAGGTATGATTTCTGGTTCCTTTTAAAACGCATATCATCTCAACTTTAATCCTCCTCCACGATGTCATGTCATCCAATATTTGTTAGCACTATGAAACCGCATCCCATGGAAAAGGCGCTTTCCTCGCGGAGTATCAtgtataatt is a window from the Bemisia tabaci chromosome 5, PGI_BMITA_v3 genome containing:
- the LOC109037341 gene encoding uncharacterized protein, giving the protein MLLFFRGVNHIGWDTIVMATHELLILRTARNYKLILQRLFFIEKPRMKWPLVFLIVLHQTLQITGAILFMIGSKASTHSIMAPATLAGKIHALILPWGYIVFAIWWRQIDYVVKTLQEVNEILLYAQFPLLGSLRAAVITELESRHRTIILCLAYASHVAVSVYFLPSLTALFFNPSQLRLPVEMADPFPLLGIASNDLIRVLIYFGYFASYLLHFYITFTGAAILIVTVDSLKTAFSVCGLCLETLGHGRSADWEQFVDAVKLHQRLFRLAANMKNAIEPLLTIILTVTVAYDVIVGLAFVQVGMISGSF